A single genomic interval of Acetonema longum DSM 6540 harbors:
- a CDS encoding MarR family winged helix-turn-helix transcriptional regulator, whose translation MLEIFDNLCILLSKAEQKHYQHTKRLLEKNDLGITPGQLAVLYTLYKGDGILISELSKKIYLDNSTLTGLIDRMEKNELVVRCDVPSDRRSYNISLTAKGRSLEPAIREISAQVQSTMLQNCSPEEITAFRKVLLQIFESL comes from the coding sequence ATGTTAGAAATTTTTGATAACCTATGCATCCTGCTCTCTAAAGCCGAACAGAAGCATTATCAACACACCAAGCGGCTGCTGGAGAAAAATGACCTTGGCATTACGCCCGGCCAGCTGGCTGTTCTATACACTTTGTATAAAGGCGACGGTATTCTGATCTCGGAATTAAGCAAGAAAATCTATCTGGATAATTCCACTCTCACCGGCCTGATCGACCGTATGGAAAAAAATGAGCTGGTGGTCCGCTGTGATGTTCCTTCCGACCGGCGCAGCTATAATATCTCCCTTACAGCCAAGGGGCGGTCTCTGGAACCCGCGATCAGGGAAATATCCGCTCAGGTACAATCTACCATGCTGCAAAATTGCTCCCCGGAAGAAATCACTGCATTCCGGAAAGTACTGCTGCAAATTTTTGAATCCCTGTAA
- the addB gene encoding helicase-exonuclease AddAB subunit AddB, which yields MDIRLLYGRAGAGKTCACLDEVREQAGRQQLGSPLILLTPEQATFQAERELAASGGFIAARVLGFRRLAQMVLSETGGAARPAASDLARRMIVRKILAEYGSQLGLLKQAARQRTFSQTLLTLLDECKAYGLKPQDLAGISVGQGDGRLLVKPALAAKLADLALVYGEYEAHMAGRYTDPSDYLSLMAERISRSHLIQSARIWLDGFDWFTGEEYRVLTALGQTAAQMTITLCLDDPANPEHRREESLYHRQWQTYEALKQFANQNGWDWREVPVESPGRYRAPLLGHIERCWAAYQTAPGPAADGSLIIAEAANCRVEVEAIARDMIRLCREKKYRWKDIAVLVANPASYMEILEITFADHDIPCFVDRPRPAGYHPLAEFLRSALDVILEQFDYEPVFRALKTGFIDLPAEDIDLLENYVLEFGIRGKHWTDEMPWDFVRRYSMEEDEEIKEKQQDKLDRIQAIRRASAGPLVAFARSLPRRGTAREYTGRVYELALELAIPDTLVRWSASAEQAGRLAQADEHRQVWNSVVELFDEIVASCGDDPISLREYRDILNEGLDGLTLGLIPAGLDHVLVTPLERVRLLRAKAVYLPGVNDGVLPPRVREEGLLTAADREELAALEWKLPPAGTSSAFAANYLMYTAMTRASDMLWVSYPLADAEGTGLQPSMAVRRLKELAPDCGVESFGLEPAAGTEKDYLAHPRQSVSLLTAALRRCLTCGQTDIDPLWREIYRFCLAEPQWKTYLARSLAGLFHVNQVRPLAVYTAGRLYTKDTVLRGSVTAFETYRACPFQHFARYGLNLKERPVFRLEAPGIGMLLHAVMRRFDELVREREPDRHWGDLTDEAVSALCEVCVDELAPKLQHEILFSSAQFRHWEKRLRRTVRRVIGRLAEFDRVSRFKPIALEQSFGREGGLPALVFDLDGGTKLELAGQIDRIDCAEHEGRNYLLIIDYKSGHATLRLPEVYYGLRLQLLTYLLAARQGARQLVGDDALPAGVLYCYLMNPKLSKDQYILPEKMIQELNGQLKMPGWVLADPRIIRSLDQEIQTWSKFTKVGLTKNDEILKAAAGSVKSMEEFELLLRHVGDQCVQTAGQILDGDIAIRPYKIEQQTACRYCRYRPVCQFDRLLPENQFQQLASLDDTAIMKLLNERRKP from the coding sequence ATGGATATTCGATTATTATATGGCCGGGCCGGGGCAGGCAAAACCTGCGCCTGCCTGGATGAGGTCCGGGAACAGGCGGGCAGGCAGCAATTGGGCAGCCCGCTTATTTTGTTAACCCCCGAACAGGCAACTTTTCAGGCTGAACGGGAGCTGGCCGCCAGCGGCGGCTTTATCGCCGCCCGTGTGCTGGGGTTTCGCCGGCTGGCCCAGATGGTGCTGAGCGAGACCGGCGGCGCCGCCCGGCCTGCCGCCAGCGACCTGGCCAGACGGATGATCGTCCGTAAGATCCTGGCCGAGTATGGCTCCCAGTTAGGCCTGTTAAAACAGGCAGCCAGGCAGAGAACATTTTCCCAGACCCTGCTGACATTATTGGACGAATGCAAGGCCTATGGTCTCAAACCCCAGGATCTGGCCGGGATCAGCGTCGGTCAGGGGGACGGACGGCTGCTGGTCAAGCCGGCTCTGGCGGCCAAACTGGCCGACCTGGCATTGGTCTATGGCGAATATGAGGCACACATGGCTGGTCGCTATACGGATCCGTCGGACTATCTTTCCCTGATGGCCGAACGGATCAGCCGCTCCCACTTGATTCAAAGCGCCAGGATATGGCTGGACGGCTTTGACTGGTTTACGGGAGAGGAGTACCGGGTATTGACGGCCCTGGGGCAAACCGCCGCTCAAATGACCATCACCCTCTGCCTGGATGATCCGGCCAATCCGGAGCACCGCCGGGAAGAGTCTTTATATCACCGCCAGTGGCAGACCTATGAGGCCCTCAAACAGTTCGCCAATCAAAACGGCTGGGATTGGCGGGAAGTCCCGGTAGAGTCTCCCGGCCGCTATCGGGCGCCTCTCCTGGGCCATATCGAGCGGTGCTGGGCGGCTTATCAGACCGCGCCCGGACCGGCGGCCGACGGGAGCCTGATCATTGCCGAAGCCGCCAACTGCCGGGTGGAGGTCGAGGCGATTGCCCGGGATATGATCCGTCTCTGCCGGGAGAAGAAGTACCGCTGGAAAGATATTGCCGTGCTGGTGGCTAATCCGGCTTCTTATATGGAAATTTTGGAGATTACCTTTGCCGATCATGACATTCCCTGTTTTGTGGACAGGCCGCGGCCGGCCGGATATCACCCTCTGGCAGAATTTTTGCGTTCGGCTCTGGACGTTATCCTGGAGCAGTTTGATTATGAGCCGGTTTTCCGGGCACTGAAGACCGGCTTTATTGACCTGCCGGCGGAAGACATTGACCTGCTGGAAAACTATGTTCTGGAGTTCGGCATCCGGGGCAAACACTGGACTGACGAAATGCCCTGGGATTTCGTCAGGCGCTACAGTATGGAAGAAGACGAAGAAATCAAAGAAAAGCAGCAGGACAAGCTGGACCGGATTCAGGCTATACGCCGGGCTTCCGCTGGTCCGCTGGTCGCCTTTGCCCGCTCTCTGCCGCGTCGGGGGACAGCCCGGGAATATACCGGACGAGTGTATGAACTGGCCCTGGAATTAGCCATTCCGGACACTCTGGTCCGGTGGTCGGCTTCAGCCGAACAGGCCGGCCGCTTGGCTCAGGCTGACGAGCATCGCCAGGTATGGAACTCGGTGGTAGAGCTGTTTGACGAAATCGTCGCCAGCTGTGGCGATGATCCTATCAGCCTGCGGGAGTATCGGGACATCCTGAACGAAGGATTGGACGGCCTGACTTTGGGCTTGATTCCGGCCGGACTGGATCATGTGCTGGTTACACCCCTGGAACGGGTTCGCCTGCTGCGGGCCAAGGCGGTGTATCTGCCGGGAGTCAATGACGGTGTCCTGCCGCCCCGGGTCCGGGAGGAAGGGCTGTTGACAGCCGCCGACCGGGAGGAATTGGCAGCCCTGGAGTGGAAGCTGCCGCCGGCCGGCACGTCATCGGCTTTTGCCGCCAATTATCTGATGTATACGGCTATGACCCGGGCCAGTGACATGCTTTGGGTCAGCTATCCCCTGGCCGATGCCGAAGGGACCGGGTTGCAGCCATCGATGGCGGTTCGACGGCTGAAGGAACTGGCGCCGGACTGCGGCGTTGAATCCTTCGGTCTGGAACCGGCAGCCGGCACTGAGAAGGACTATCTGGCTCATCCCCGGCAAAGCGTCTCCTTGCTGACAGCTGCTTTACGCCGCTGTCTTACCTGCGGCCAAACGGATATTGACCCACTGTGGCGGGAGATTTACCGATTCTGTCTGGCGGAGCCTCAATGGAAAACTTATTTGGCCCGCTCCCTGGCCGGCCTGTTTCACGTCAACCAGGTCCGGCCTCTTGCCGTCTATACCGCTGGCCGCCTATATACGAAAGATACGGTTTTGCGCGGGAGCGTGACTGCCTTTGAAACCTATCGGGCCTGTCCCTTTCAGCACTTCGCCCGCTATGGCCTGAATCTGAAAGAACGGCCGGTCTTTCGGCTGGAGGCTCCCGGCATTGGGATGCTGCTTCACGCTGTGATGCGGCGGTTCGACGAGCTGGTGCGGGAAAGGGAGCCGGACCGGCATTGGGGCGACCTTACGGATGAAGCGGTCAGTGCTCTGTGTGAAGTTTGCGTGGATGAACTGGCCCCCAAGCTGCAGCATGAGATTCTGTTCAGTTCAGCCCAGTTCAGGCATTGGGAAAAGCGGCTGCGCCGCACGGTCCGGCGGGTCATTGGCCGATTGGCGGAGTTTGACCGGGTCAGCCGCTTTAAACCCATTGCCCTGGAACAATCCTTCGGTCGTGAGGGCGGGCTGCCGGCGCTGGTATTTGATCTGGACGGCGGGACGAAACTGGAGCTGGCCGGCCAGATCGACCGGATCGACTGCGCCGAGCATGAGGGCCGGAACTATCTCCTGATCATTGACTATAAGTCGGGCCATGCCACCTTACGGTTACCTGAAGTTTATTATGGACTGAGATTGCAATTGTTGACCTATCTCCTGGCCGCCCGGCAGGGGGCCAGGCAGCTGGTAGGGGATGACGCCTTGCCGGCGGGAGTGCTGTACTGCTACTTGATGAATCCTAAATTGTCCAAGGACCAGTATATCCTGCCGGAAAAGATGATTCAGGAGTTGAACGGACAGCTGAAAATGCCGGGCTGGGTCCTGGCTGATCCTCGGATAATCCGGTCCCTTGATCAGGAAATTCAAACCTGGTCCAAATTTACCAAAGTCGGTCTGACCAAAAATGATGAAATCCTCAAGGCTGCTGCCGGCAGCGTCAAATCCATGGAAGAGTTTGAACTTCTGCTGCGGCACGTAGGGGATCAATGCGTACAAACCGCCGGACAGATCCTGGACGGCGATATCGCCATCAGGCCCTATAAAATAGAGCAGCAGACAGCCTGCCGCTACTGCCGTTACCGGCCGGTGTGCCAATTTGACCGGCTGCTGCCGGAAAACCAGTTTCAGCAGCTAGCCAGCCTGGACGACACTGCGATTATGAAGCTGTTGAATGAAAGGAGGAAACCCTGA
- a CDS encoding N-acetylmuramoyl-L-alanine amidase family protein has protein sequence MATICIDPGHSGLPDPGAVGPGGTKESDITWAVAQKLRDILRTEGYQCLLTRCGDDPQSDDLAYRVRLANDAAADVFVSIHCNAAASSQAHGTETWHCAGCTASRQLAKLIQAELAAALELTDRGIKTGQSLYVLLHTLMPAVLVELAFISNPAEEELLRQESFQHQAACAIAAGLGKWLAAEAE, from the coding sequence ATGGCTACGATCTGCATTGACCCCGGCCATTCCGGCCTGCCCGATCCCGGCGCAGTCGGCCCCGGCGGAACCAAGGAATCCGATATAACCTGGGCTGTCGCCCAAAAACTCCGGGATATTCTCAGAACTGAGGGATATCAGTGCCTGCTGACCCGCTGCGGTGATGATCCCCAGAGCGATGATCTGGCTTACCGGGTCAGGCTGGCCAACGACGCGGCTGCCGACGTTTTTGTCTCTATTCACTGCAATGCCGCCGCCAGCTCTCAGGCCCACGGCACTGAAACCTGGCATTGCGCCGGCTGTACAGCATCGCGCCAACTGGCGAAGCTGATTCAGGCGGAACTGGCAGCTGCCCTGGAACTTACCGACCGGGGTATCAAAACCGGTCAGTCCTTATACGTGCTGCTCCATACGCTGATGCCGGCAGTTTTGGTAGAGCTGGCGTTTATCAGCAATCCCGCCGAAGAGGAGCTGCTGCGGCAGGAATCCTTTCAACATCAGGCAGCCTGCGCTATTGCCGCCGGACTGGGAAAATGGCTTGCTGCCGAAGCGGAATAA
- a CDS encoding 3D domain-containing protein yields the protein MIKTSRIFNFYSWLAAAMLAMTLLPPVTTAAPANYTKVLNVKATAYAPGPHDNGKWGNLTHIGTQVRPGIIAVDPKIIPLRTRVYIEFADGSGTYAVAEDTGGAIKGSRIDIAKQTVQEAYKFGIQQVKVYVLGN from the coding sequence ATGATCAAAACGAGCAGGATCTTCAATTTTTATAGCTGGCTGGCTGCCGCCATGCTGGCAATGACCCTGTTGCCGCCGGTGACGACAGCAGCACCGGCAAACTATACGAAAGTGCTGAACGTAAAGGCTACCGCTTATGCGCCGGGTCCTCACGATAACGGCAAATGGGGCAACCTGACCCATATCGGCACCCAGGTTCGCCCGGGAATCATTGCTGTAGACCCGAAGATCATTCCGCTGCGCACCCGGGTATATATCGAATTTGCCGATGGCAGCGGAACCTATGCAGTGGCCGAGGATACCGGCGGCGCAATTAAAGGCAGCCGAATCGACATCGCCAAACAGACTGTGCAGGAAGCCTACAAATTCGGTATACAACAGGTAAAAGTCTATGTCCTGGGAAATTAG
- a CDS encoding diguanylate cyclase domain-containing protein → MLAIEQFQTMQSAYMAQSSLVESLICGIALTTLLIIVLLIHSKRRQAVQIGQDLTDGKKTDQLRQQEEIKLRGILAAIPDQIVRFSSEGDCLEVMAAPAKELHGLSVEEIYPPDIAQLYRQGIQALRDSGHPQIFEYRLKTGATVSDCEARLVASAEDEILAIVRDVTERKKIEDQFHYLSLHDSLTGLYNRAYFQQEMRRLAGGRQLPVGIVVCDVDGLKLINDTLGHEHGDTLIIAVARILTECFRDSDVVARIGGDEFAILLPRISSSVLERICRRIQDREAVYNKLNPSIPLGLSVGYAISDVDAVDMNNLFQQADNAMYRHKLMDGRDTRTAMVKGMLQALERCDFFDYDHAHRLQLFIGMIGERLQLRKSQRRNLNLLAQFHDIGKVGIATEIIYKSAPLTTEEFQEICRHCEIGYRITRFIPELAGIADWVLKHHEFWNGSGYPLGLKGEAIPLESRILAVADAYEVMTADRPYRQALTKQQAIAELKAQAGIQFDPKLVEVFVAMVEEIDPQGGK, encoded by the coding sequence ATGTTGGCAATAGAACAATTTCAGACAATGCAGAGTGCTTATATGGCCCAATCTTCTTTAGTTGAAAGTCTGATATGCGGAATAGCCCTGACAACCTTGCTGATCATTGTACTGCTGATCCATAGCAAGCGGCGGCAGGCGGTTCAAATCGGTCAGGATTTGACCGATGGCAAAAAAACGGACCAACTCCGGCAGCAGGAAGAGATCAAATTGAGGGGTATCCTTGCGGCGATTCCGGACCAGATTGTCCGGTTTAGCTCTGAGGGAGATTGTTTGGAAGTCATGGCCGCCCCGGCGAAGGAATTACACGGGCTGTCCGTTGAAGAGATCTATCCGCCGGACATTGCTCAGCTCTACCGGCAGGGCATCCAGGCCTTGCGGGACAGTGGTCATCCTCAGATTTTTGAGTACCGGCTGAAGACCGGAGCAACGGTTTCTGACTGCGAGGCCAGACTGGTGGCTTCGGCGGAGGATGAAATCCTGGCCATTGTGAGGGACGTGACGGAACGCAAGAAAATAGAAGATCAGTTTCACTATCTCAGCTTGCATGATTCCCTGACCGGGCTCTATAACCGGGCTTATTTTCAGCAGGAAATGCGGCGGCTGGCCGGTGGCCGGCAGCTGCCGGTGGGAATCGTTGTCTGTGATGTGGACGGGCTCAAATTGATTAACGACACTCTGGGGCATGAACATGGCGATACGTTGATTATTGCGGTAGCCCGCATCTTAACGGAATGCTTTCGCGACAGCGACGTGGTGGCCAGGATTGGCGGCGATGAATTTGCCATTCTGCTGCCCCGGATCAGTTCTTCGGTCCTGGAGAGAATCTGCCGCCGCATACAGGACAGAGAGGCTGTCTACAACAAGCTAAACCCGAGCATTCCGCTGGGACTGTCGGTGGGGTACGCCATCAGTGACGTGGATGCTGTGGATATGAATAACCTGTTCCAGCAAGCCGATAACGCCATGTACCGGCATAAACTGATGGACGGACGGGACACCAGGACCGCTATGGTGAAGGGAATGCTGCAGGCTCTGGAGAGATGCGACTTTTTTGATTATGATCATGCCCATCGCCTGCAATTGTTTATCGGCATGATCGGGGAACGGTTGCAGCTGCGCAAAAGCCAGCGGAGGAATTTAAATCTATTAGCCCAGTTTCATGATATCGGCAAGGTCGGGATTGCGACTGAGATTATTTATAAATCGGCGCCGCTTACGACGGAGGAATTTCAGGAAATATGCCGGCATTGCGAGATCGGTTATCGCATTACCCGGTTTATCCCGGAACTGGCGGGGATCGCCGACTGGGTGCTCAAGCATCACGAATTTTGGAATGGGTCAGGCTATCCTCTCGGTCTGAAGGGAGAGGCAATACCGCTGGAGAGCCGGATTCTGGCTGTGGCTGACGCTTATGAAGTGATGACGGCCGACCGTCCTTACCGCCAGGCTCTGACGAAACAGCAGGCTATAGCCGAATTAAAGGCTCAGGCCGGCATCCAGTTTGATCCCAAATTGGTGGAAGTATTTGTGGCGATGGTTGAGGAGATCGATCCACAAGGAGGCAAATAA